Proteins encoded by one window of Pseudomonas sp. PSKL.D1:
- a CDS encoding EAL domain-containing protein — translation MSALITALRQFFYRPWMLASLAALASAAVLLTASIGIALQQMKQSESAQMNAQGERFLDRLEQVFGQLREGVDELQAQPLRGCSPAMVAALQQVGLGSRFIYEAAYVDSNVACSNRGGARAFVPTRAPDIQGPTYSYWLNTTTEPNENLAALMLARGNFLVSTSRGHLTDVVDLPPGGSLLVVLDNGTRAIPVLGPSQVWPPASDWPPPSQNSLYELHDRLVYRMPTKSPDYQLVLIAPRASLPLRMNGMLWLLFPGSVLAACCIGWLVLQLILQRRSMSSELQNALRRGELQVLYQPIIELDSRRCVGAEALVRWRRPDGTLTSPDLFIPLAENTGQIRQITDFVLQRVLEQLGQLLRSHRNLYISVNLAACDVMVPRIGRVAARLLALHRVAASQIAFEVTERGLIDVVVARDNLQALRSVGHQVLIDDFGTGYCSLAYLQTLPVDCLKIDKAFIDALGHDAASSGVAPHIIRMAHDLHLRVIAEGIECEAQAVLLNSEGVNYGQGWLFAHPLNARQFAELVTRGRQVRRSRIDDEP, via the coding sequence ATGTCGGCCCTGATAACTGCCTTGCGCCAATTTTTTTACCGTCCCTGGATGCTGGCCTCACTGGCAGCATTGGCCAGCGCCGCCGTGCTGCTGACTGCCAGCATTGGCATCGCATTGCAGCAGATGAAGCAGAGCGAAAGCGCGCAGATGAACGCTCAGGGCGAGCGCTTTCTTGATCGGCTGGAGCAGGTGTTTGGCCAGTTGCGCGAAGGGGTCGACGAGCTGCAGGCTCAGCCATTGCGCGGTTGCAGTCCGGCGATGGTGGCGGCTTTGCAGCAAGTTGGCCTGGGGTCTCGCTTTATCTACGAAGCGGCCTACGTAGACAGTAATGTGGCATGTTCCAATCGAGGTGGCGCGAGAGCCTTCGTGCCAACAAGGGCCCCGGATATTCAGGGCCCGACATACAGTTACTGGCTCAATACCACCACTGAACCCAACGAGAACCTCGCCGCATTGATGCTGGCGCGCGGCAACTTTCTGGTTTCCACCTCGCGCGGCCACCTGACCGACGTGGTTGACTTGCCGCCGGGCGGTAGCTTGTTGGTGGTGCTCGATAATGGCACCCGTGCCATTCCGGTGTTGGGGCCATCGCAGGTCTGGCCGCCCGCCAGCGATTGGCCACCGCCCAGCCAGAACTCGCTGTATGAGTTGCATGACCGCCTGGTGTACCGGATGCCGACGAAGTCCCCGGATTACCAGCTGGTGCTGATTGCCCCTCGTGCCAGCTTGCCCTTGCGGATGAACGGCATGCTTTGGCTGCTGTTCCCAGGCAGCGTGCTGGCAGCGTGCTGCATCGGCTGGTTGGTGCTGCAACTGATCTTGCAGCGGCGTTCAATGAGCTCGGAGTTGCAGAATGCGCTGCGCCGCGGCGAGCTACAGGTGCTTTATCAGCCAATCATCGAGCTCGACAGCCGGCGCTGTGTCGGAGCCGAGGCTCTGGTGCGCTGGCGACGGCCTGATGGCACATTGACCAGCCCTGACCTGTTCATCCCTTTGGCCGAGAACACTGGGCAGATTCGCCAGATCACCGACTTTGTTCTACAGCGTGTGCTTGAACAGTTGGGGCAGTTGCTGCGGTCGCACCGCAATTTGTACATCTCCGTGAATCTGGCAGCTTGCGATGTGATGGTGCCGCGTATTGGCCGGGTGGCGGCACGGTTGCTGGCATTGCATCGAGTCGCCGCCAGCCAGATCGCCTTCGAGGTCACTGAGCGGGGGCTGATTGACGTGGTGGTGGCACGCGATAACCTGCAGGCCCTGCGTTCGGTTGGGCATCAGGTGCTGATTGATGACTTTGGCACGGGTTACTGCAGCCTGGCCTACTTGCAGACCTTGCCGGTGGACTGCCTGAAGATCGATAAAGCGTTCATCGATGCGCTGGGCCATGACGCGGCCAGTAGTGGGGTGGCGCCGCATATCATTCGTATGGCCCATGACCTGCATTTGAGGGTGATAGCTGAAGGTATCGAGTGCGAGGCCCAGGCAGTGCTGCTCAATAGCGAAGGGGTCAATTACGGCCAGGGCTGGTTATTTGCCCATCCGCTCAATGCCCGGCAGTTTGCCGAGCTGGTGACCCGAGGGCGGCAGGTGCGTCGGTCGCGGATTGACGATGAGCCTTGA
- a CDS encoding KinB sensor domain-containing domain has protein sequence MRWPMKLRTRLFLSISALVTVALLGLLLGLVSVLQMATVQQRSVGEMTHALEVGLKLRQNLGEQLTLMLDESTAPDNLQALQENFQTLLNKGLEQGGERTGLSKASSNYQAFLQAYRDSSAPARSMGIDQPLGAAFNQVRTDLLDSHKQALDTITRSEEHTRDRALLVSGVLGLMGLVVLVLGFVTAHNIARRFGQPIEALAKAADQLGQGNFDVTLPVTQAIELNQLTRRFGLMADALRKHQATNVDELLAGQQRLQAVLDSIDDGLLIIDRQGHLEHLNPVAQRQLGWSDSRVGSGLAEALQRPELEQQLRQVLRGGSLDRQPDDLCIEVDEESRLLTYSLTPVSHPQGPILGAVMVLHDVTEQRAFERVRSEFVLRASHELRTPVTGMHMAFGLLRERVKFPPEARESDLLETIGEEMQRLTQLINDLLNFSRYQSGLQKLELAPCAIDDLLQRAQARFSEQASTKQVELVMELEPPLPRIQADVAQLDRVLDNLLNNAIRHTASGGRIRLHARRHVERVIVSVEDTGEGIAYGQQGRIFEPFVQVGRKKGGAGLGLALCKEIVQLHGGRMGVFSRPGQGTQFYMALPV, from the coding sequence ATGAGATGGCCAATGAAGCTGCGCACGCGGCTTTTCCTGAGCATATCGGCGCTGGTCACGGTCGCGCTGCTGGGTTTGCTGCTAGGCCTTGTAAGTGTGCTGCAAATGGCAACCGTGCAGCAGAGGTCGGTGGGTGAAATGACTCACGCGCTGGAGGTTGGCCTCAAACTGCGGCAAAACCTGGGTGAACAACTGACGCTGATGCTGGATGAGAGTACAGCGCCGGATAACCTCCAGGCGTTGCAGGAAAACTTCCAGACCCTGCTGAACAAAGGCCTTGAGCAGGGCGGAGAACGTACGGGCCTCAGCAAAGCCAGCAGCAACTACCAGGCATTTCTCCAGGCTTATCGAGACAGTTCGGCACCCGCCAGAAGCATGGGCATTGATCAACCACTGGGGGCCGCATTCAACCAGGTTCGCACAGACCTGCTCGACTCGCACAAGCAGGCGCTGGACACGATTACTCGTAGCGAAGAACACACCCGCGACCGGGCGCTGTTGGTCAGTGGCGTGCTTGGCCTGATGGGGTTGGTCGTGCTGGTGCTCGGATTTGTCACCGCGCACAACATCGCGCGGCGCTTTGGCCAGCCCATCGAGGCCCTGGCGAAAGCCGCAGACCAATTAGGCCAGGGCAATTTCGATGTCACCTTGCCTGTAACCCAAGCCATCGAACTCAATCAGCTTACCCGCCGCTTCGGCCTCATGGCCGACGCACTGCGCAAGCATCAGGCGACCAATGTTGATGAATTGCTGGCCGGCCAGCAACGCCTGCAGGCTGTACTCGACAGCATCGACGACGGCCTGTTGATCATTGACCGCCAAGGCCACCTAGAGCACCTCAACCCGGTGGCCCAGCGCCAGCTCGGCTGGAGTGACAGCCGCGTTGGCAGCGGCCTGGCCGAGGCCTTGCAACGCCCAGAGCTGGAACAGCAACTGCGCCAGGTGTTGCGCGGTGGCAGCCTGGACCGCCAGCCCGACGACTTGTGTATCGAGGTGGATGAAGAGTCGCGGTTGCTGACCTACAGCCTGACACCGGTCAGCCACCCGCAAGGGCCGATTCTTGGTGCTGTGATGGTGCTCCACGACGTCACCGAACAACGGGCGTTCGAACGCGTGCGCAGCGAGTTCGTGCTGCGCGCTTCGCATGAACTGCGCACCCCGGTAACTGGCATGCACATGGCCTTTGGCTTGCTTCGCGAGCGAGTCAAGTTCCCACCTGAAGCCCGCGAAAGCGACCTGCTGGAGACTATCGGCGAAGAAATGCAACGCCTGACGCAGTTGATCAATGATCTGCTGAACTTCTCGCGGTACCAAAGCGGGCTGCAAAAGCTTGAGCTTGCGCCGTGCGCCATTGATGACCTGCTGCAACGCGCTCAGGCTCGTTTCAGTGAACAGGCTTCGACCAAGCAAGTTGAGCTGGTGATGGAACTTGAACCACCGCTGCCTCGCATCCAGGCCGACGTTGCGCAACTGGACAGAGTGCTCGACAACCTTCTCAACAATGCCATCCGGCACACCGCCAGCGGCGGGCGAATCAGGCTGCATGCCCGAAGACATGTCGAGCGGGTAATCGTCAGTGTCGAGGACACCGGCGAAGGGATTGCCTATGGGCAGCAGGGGCGGATTTTCGAGCCATTCGTGCAGGTAGGGCGCAAGAAGGGCGGGGCCGGGTTAGGTTTGGCCTTGTGCAAGGAGATCGTCCAGTTGCACGGGGGGCGTATGGGCGTGTTCTCCAGGCCAGGGCAGGGGACACAGTTCTATATGGCTTTGCCAGTCTGA
- the algB gene encoding sigma-54-dependent response regulator transcription factor AlgB produces the protein MESAQDKQGRILLVDDESAILRTFRYCLEDEGYSVATANSASQAEALLQRQVFDLCFLDLRLGEDNGLDVLAQMRVQAPWMRVVIVTAHSAIDTAVDAIQAGAADYLVKPCSPDQLRLATAKQLEVRQLSARLEALEGEMRKPKDGLDSHSPAMMAVLETARQVATTDANILILGESGTGKGELARAIHGWSKRARKACVTINCPSLNAELMESELFGHTRGAFTGASESTLGRVSQADGGTLFLDEIGDFPLTLQPKLLRFIQDKEYERVGDPVTRRADVRILAATNLNLEEMVRESRFREDLLYRLNVITLHLPPLRERSEDILTLADRFLARFVKEYSRPARGFSEEARAALLNYRWPGNIRELRNVIERASIICPQERVEISHLGMGEQPASNAPRVGAALSLDELERAHIGAVLAASDTLDQAAKTLGIDASTLYRKRKQYNL, from the coding sequence ATGGAATCAGCCCAGGACAAGCAAGGCCGCATTCTGCTGGTGGATGACGAGTCCGCGATCCTGCGCACCTTCCGCTACTGCCTCGAAGACGAAGGCTACAGCGTGGCCACCGCCAACAGTGCTTCACAGGCCGAAGCGCTGCTGCAACGCCAGGTGTTCGACCTATGTTTCCTCGATTTGCGCCTCGGCGAAGACAATGGCCTGGACGTATTGGCTCAGATGCGTGTTCAAGCGCCGTGGATGCGGGTAGTCATCGTCACCGCTCATTCAGCCATCGACACCGCGGTTGATGCCATTCAGGCGGGTGCCGCCGATTACCTGGTCAAGCCCTGCAGCCCGGATCAACTGCGCCTTGCCACCGCCAAACAACTGGAGGTCCGCCAGCTGTCTGCGCGGCTCGAAGCGCTTGAAGGGGAAATGCGCAAGCCCAAGGACGGCCTGGACTCGCACAGCCCGGCCATGATGGCCGTGCTGGAAACCGCGCGGCAGGTGGCGACCACCGATGCCAACATCCTCATCCTCGGCGAGTCGGGTACCGGTAAAGGTGAACTGGCCCGCGCCATCCACGGCTGGAGCAAGCGAGCACGCAAGGCATGCGTCACTATCAACTGCCCGTCGCTCAATGCAGAACTGATGGAAAGCGAGCTGTTTGGCCATACCCGTGGCGCATTCACCGGTGCCAGCGAAAGTACGCTGGGCCGGGTCAGCCAGGCGGACGGGGGCACGCTTTTTCTCGACGAAATCGGCGATTTCCCCCTGACTTTGCAACCAAAATTGCTTCGCTTCATTCAGGACAAAGAGTACGAGCGGGTCGGAGACCCGGTCACCCGCCGGGCCGATGTGCGCATTCTGGCGGCAACCAACCTGAACCTTGAAGAGATGGTGCGGGAAAGCCGCTTCCGGGAAGACTTGCTCTACCGCCTGAACGTCATCACCTTGCACCTGCCGCCCCTGCGTGAACGCAGTGAAGACATTCTTACCCTGGCAGATCGCTTCCTGGCACGCTTCGTCAAGGAGTACTCCCGCCCGGCACGAGGCTTCAGCGAAGAGGCGCGTGCCGCACTGCTCAACTACCGCTGGCCCGGCAACATCCGCGAACTGCGCAACGTGATCGAGCGTGCCAGCATCATCTGCCCACAGGAACGGGTCGAAATCAGCCACTTGGGCATGGGCGAACAACCAGCCAGCAACGCGCCACGGGTCGGTGCGGCATTAAGCCTCGACGAGCTTGAGCGCGCTCACATCGGCGCCGTACTGGCTGCCAGCGATACCCTCGACCAAGCCGCCAAGACACTGGGTATCGATGCCTCCACCCTTTATCGCAAGCGTAAGCAGTACAACCTATGA
- a CDS encoding BON domain-containing protein, which translates to MLISTRMSLLAASLVFICASVSADPIQNARLEGSLQTALSLNRMLNPFRIGVEVEGHQARLSGEVENEVERQLAEHIALATRGIEQVDNRLQVKPELVERPLELRAYAQRLEDATLAAVIRARLLWSRTTEKAPIEVQSSDGVVTLRGRVDSPEAKELAGVVARTTDGVHLVNNLVSLDTAAMAKARENPVGAPTGPQPSDSWVVDKIQNSYRFSRNLDGLNIKVASEEGMVRLSGEVVSSEQKTIAVEIARQIIGVRGVDADLLKVATKVEG; encoded by the coding sequence ATGCTCATTTCCACTCGAATGAGTCTTCTCGCTGCCAGCCTAGTGTTCATTTGCGCGTCGGTATCGGCGGACCCGATACAGAACGCCCGCCTTGAGGGTTCACTGCAAACAGCCCTGTCGCTTAATCGAATGCTCAACCCGTTCCGCATCGGCGTCGAGGTCGAAGGCCACCAGGCGCGGCTTTCAGGCGAAGTGGAGAACGAGGTCGAACGCCAGCTGGCTGAACATATTGCGCTGGCGACGCGCGGAATTGAGCAAGTTGATAACCGGTTGCAGGTTAAACCCGAATTGGTAGAGCGCCCGCTTGAGCTGCGTGCGTATGCCCAGCGGTTGGAGGACGCCACCCTGGCTGCCGTCATTCGCGCTCGATTGCTTTGGAGCCGAACCACCGAAAAGGCACCTATCGAGGTGCAGAGCAGTGACGGTGTAGTGACCCTGCGCGGCAGGGTCGACAGCCCTGAAGCCAAGGAGCTGGCGGGTGTAGTGGCACGCACAACCGACGGCGTGCACCTGGTCAACAACCTGGTGAGCCTGGACACCGCTGCCATGGCCAAGGCCAGAGAGAATCCAGTTGGTGCGCCGACCGGCCCGCAGCCCAGCGATAGCTGGGTGGTAGACAAGATCCAGAACAGCTACCGCTTCAGCCGCAACCTGGATGGGTTGAACATCAAGGTGGCCAGTGAAGAGGGCATGGTTCGGCTGTCCGGTGAGGTGGTCAGCAGTGAGCAAAAAACCATCGCTGTGGAAATCGCCCGCCAGATCATTGGAGTTCGGGGCGTTGATGCAGATTTGCTCAAGGTAGCCACCAAGGTCGAAGGCTGA
- a CDS encoding DUF1328 domain-containing protein: MLSWAITFLIIAIVAAVLGFGGIAGAATGIAKILFIVFLVLFVASFFFGRGRG, translated from the coding sequence ATGCTGAGTTGGGCTATCACTTTCCTCATCATCGCCATCGTCGCTGCCGTACTGGGTTTCGGTGGCATCGCCGGCGCCGCCACGGGTATCGCGAAGATCCTGTTCATTGTCTTCCTGGTGCTTTTCGTAGCCTCCTTCTTCTTTGGACGCGGTCGAGGTTGA
- a CDS encoding inhibitor of vertebrate lysozyme family protein, with protein MSRKPITSLAAALLLAGSAAAMAANDGQVRVDQLLGSDPEYRETWQDTIKGEERLPDWVINLTGSAQEQMSAVTEDGDQYLVGPLCEAQDKCTYKRLIVAFSWDKEDAYGMLVEVPEGLPSDKSPTRHAQYRWLGEPDDGMKAMLQEQLKRDPHWY; from the coding sequence ATGAGCAGGAAGCCAATCACATCGCTGGCTGCGGCCCTGCTTCTGGCTGGAAGCGCAGCAGCGATGGCGGCCAATGATGGCCAGGTCCGGGTCGACCAGCTGCTCGGCTCGGACCCTGAATATCGGGAAACCTGGCAGGACACCATCAAGGGCGAGGAACGCCTGCCTGACTGGGTGATCAACCTGACCGGCAGTGCTCAGGAGCAGATGTCTGCCGTCACCGAGGACGGTGACCAGTATTTGGTTGGCCCGTTGTGCGAGGCTCAGGACAAATGCACCTACAAGCGTTTGATCGTGGCCTTCAGTTGGGACAAGGAAGATGCCTACGGGATGCTCGTGGAAGTGCCCGAAGGCCTGCCCAGCGACAAGTCTCCTACCCGCCATGCGCAGTACCGTTGGCTGGGTGAGCCTGACGATGGCATGAAGGCCATGCTTCAGGAGCAACTCAAGCGTGACCCGCACTGGTACTGA
- the gltP gene encoding glutamate/aspartate:proton symporter GltP has product MKKAKLSLAWQIVIGLVLGVAIGALLNHFSAEKAWWISNVLQPAGDIFIRLIKMIVVPIVISSLIVGIAGVGDAKKLGSIGLKTIIYFEVVTTIAIVVGLALANLFHPGAGIDMSTLGTVDISKYQATAVEVQHEHAFIETLLNLIPSNIFAALMRGEMLPIIFFSVMFGLGLSSLQSDLREPLVRTFQAVSETMFKVTHMIMNYAPIGVFALIAVTVANFGFSSLLPLAKLVLLVYFAIAFFAFMVLGLIARMFGFSIIKIMRIMKDELILAYSTSSSETVLPRVIEKMEKYGAPKSICSFVVPTGYSFNLDGSTLYQSIAAIFIAQLYGIDLSWSQQLLLVLTLMVTSKGIAGVPGVSFVVLLATLGSVGIPLEGLAFIAGVDRIMDMARTALNVVGNALAALVIARWEGMYDAAKGEKYYASLMADTQETVVVGEAAKR; this is encoded by the coding sequence ATGAAGAAGGCAAAACTGAGCCTCGCCTGGCAGATCGTGATCGGTCTGGTCCTGGGCGTTGCAATCGGCGCGCTACTGAACCACTTCAGTGCGGAGAAGGCCTGGTGGATCAGTAACGTCCTCCAGCCCGCTGGTGACATCTTCATTCGTTTGATCAAGATGATCGTCGTCCCGATCGTGATTTCGTCGCTGATCGTGGGTATCGCCGGGGTTGGCGACGCGAAGAAACTGGGCAGCATCGGCCTGAAGACCATCATCTACTTCGAGGTGGTGACCACCATCGCCATCGTTGTTGGCCTGGCATTGGCGAACCTGTTCCACCCGGGTGCTGGCATCGACATGAGCACCCTGGGTACCGTCGATATCTCCAAGTACCAGGCCACGGCGGTTGAGGTGCAGCATGAGCATGCGTTCATCGAGACCTTGCTGAACCTGATCCCGTCGAACATTTTTGCGGCGCTGATGCGTGGCGAGATGCTGCCGATCATCTTCTTCTCGGTCATGTTCGGCCTGGGCCTTTCGAGCCTGCAGTCCGACCTGCGCGAGCCGCTGGTACGTACCTTCCAGGCCGTATCGGAAACCATGTTCAAGGTCACCCACATGATCATGAACTACGCGCCGATCGGTGTATTTGCCCTGATCGCCGTGACGGTTGCCAACTTTGGCTTCAGCTCGCTGCTGCCATTGGCCAAGCTGGTGTTGCTGGTGTACTTCGCCATCGCCTTCTTTGCCTTCATGGTGCTGGGCCTGATTGCACGCATGTTCGGCTTCTCGATCATCAAGATCATGCGCATCATGAAAGATGAGCTGATTCTGGCCTACTCCACCTCCAGCTCCGAAACCGTGCTGCCGCGCGTCATCGAGAAGATGGAAAAGTACGGTGCACCTAAGTCGATCTGCTCGTTCGTGGTCCCGACCGGCTACTCGTTCAACCTGGATGGTTCGACCCTGTACCAGAGCATCGCCGCCATCTTCATTGCTCAGCTGTACGGTATCGACCTGTCCTGGAGCCAGCAGCTGCTGCTGGTGCTGACCTTGATGGTCACCTCCAAGGGTATCGCCGGTGTACCGGGCGTGTCGTTCGTAGTGTTGCTGGCTACCCTTGGCAGCGTGGGTATCCCGCTGGAAGGCCTGGCCTTTATCGCCGGTGTCGACCGCATCATGGACATGGCACGTACCGCCTTGAACGTGGTTGGCAATGCCTTGGCGGCGCTGGTGATCGCACGTTGGGAAGGCATGTACGACGCGGCCAAAGGCGAGAAGTACTATGCCTCGCTGATGGCGGATACGCAGGAAACTGTTGTGGTTGGCGAAGCTGCCAAGCGCTGA
- a CDS encoding nucleoside recognition domain-containing protein encodes MLNGLWLGFFLVAAISALAQWLIGGNAGIFAAMVESIFAMAKLSVEVMVLLFGTLTLWLGFLKIAEKAGIVEWLAKVLGPLFARLMPEVPPGHPALGLITMNFAANGLGLDNAATPIGLKAMRALQELNPSSTTASNAQILFLVLNASSLTLLPVTIFMYRAQQGAPDPTMVFLPILLATSVSTLVGLLSVAVMQRLRLWDPVVLAYLIPGALLLGGFMAFLGTLSAAALAGLSSILGNLTLFGVIILFLVIGALRRVQVYEAFVEGAKEGFDVAKGLLPYLVAMLVAVGVLRASGALELALDGIRHAVTWMGLDTRFVEGLPTALVKPFSGSAARAMLIETMQTHGVDSFPALVAATIQGSTETTFYVLAVYFGAVGIQRVRHAVGCALLAEFSGVIAAIFVCYWFFA; translated from the coding sequence ATGCTCAATGGCCTTTGGCTCGGCTTTTTCCTGGTGGCGGCCATTTCCGCCCTGGCTCAATGGCTGATAGGCGGCAACGCTGGCATCTTTGCGGCGATGGTCGAGAGCATCTTTGCCATGGCCAAGCTCTCGGTAGAGGTCATGGTGCTGCTGTTCGGTACCCTGACGCTGTGGCTGGGCTTTCTCAAAATTGCCGAAAAGGCTGGCATCGTCGAGTGGCTGGCCAAGGTACTCGGCCCCCTGTTCGCCCGCCTCATGCCTGAAGTACCGCCCGGCCACCCGGCCCTGGGGCTGATCACCATGAACTTCGCCGCCAACGGCCTGGGCCTGGACAACGCCGCCACCCCGATAGGCCTCAAGGCCATGCGTGCCTTGCAGGAGCTCAACCCCAGCAGCACCACGGCGAGTAACGCGCAGATCCTGTTCCTGGTGCTCAACGCCTCGTCCCTGACGCTGCTGCCGGTGACGATCTTCATGTACCGCGCCCAGCAGGGTGCGCCCGACCCGACCATGGTGTTTCTACCTATCCTGCTCGCTACCAGTGTTTCCACGCTGGTCGGGCTGCTATCGGTAGCGGTGATGCAGCGCCTGCGACTGTGGGACCCGGTGGTGCTGGCCTATCTCATCCCCGGTGCACTGCTATTGGGAGGCTTCATGGCCTTCCTCGGTACGTTGTCGGCGGCAGCGTTGGCGGGCCTGTCGTCGATCCTGGGTAACCTCACGCTGTTCGGTGTGATCATCCTGTTCCTGGTCATTGGCGCGCTGCGGCGGGTGCAGGTGTACGAAGCCTTCGTGGAAGGTGCGAAGGAAGGCTTTGACGTTGCCAAGGGCCTGTTGCCTTACCTGGTCGCCATGCTGGTGGCTGTGGGTGTACTGCGTGCTTCCGGGGCCCTGGAACTGGCATTGGACGGCATTCGCCACGCAGTGACCTGGATGGGCCTGGATACCCGCTTTGTTGAGGGTTTGCCGACTGCGTTGGTCAAACCGTTCTCCGGCAGTGCGGCGCGGGCGATGTTGATCGAGACCATGCAGACTCATGGCGTCGACAGCTTCCCGGCGCTGGTGGCCGCGACCATTCAGGGCAGCACCGAAACCACCTTCTACGTGTTGGCGGTGTATTTCGGGGCTGTAGGTATCCAGCGCGTGCGGCACGCCGTGGGCTGTGCGTTGCTTGCAGAGTTCTCCGGGGTTATCGCCGCGATCTTCGTCTGCTACTGGTTCTTCGCCTGA
- a CDS encoding ABC-type transport auxiliary lipoprotein family protein, whose protein sequence is MTPSLRLFALATTLSLASACSILPQTEPVDIYRLPVNQASHAASPVEWSLRLNKPLASEVLAGPRIAVIPQGNVISSYKGARWSDPAPLLLRNRLLDGFQRDGRVQRLSADDSNLQADYELAGELQAFQSEYLPGGAVDVVIRYDARLVQGRSQRILASKRFEVRQPLADTQVSAVVAGFGSASDKLAEQVVNWTVSQSQLQAKNQ, encoded by the coding sequence ATGACCCCGTCGCTGCGCCTTTTTGCCCTGGCCACCACGCTTAGCCTGGCCAGCGCCTGCTCAATCCTGCCGCAGACCGAGCCTGTGGATATCTACCGCCTGCCGGTAAACCAGGCCAGCCACGCTGCCTCTCCCGTGGAATGGTCATTGCGCCTGAACAAGCCATTGGCCAGTGAAGTGCTTGCCGGGCCGCGTATTGCAGTGATCCCGCAAGGCAATGTGATCAGCAGCTACAAAGGCGCACGCTGGAGCGACCCCGCGCCACTGTTGCTGCGCAATCGCCTGCTCGATGGCTTCCAACGCGATGGGCGGGTGCAGCGCCTGAGCGCCGACGACAGCAACTTGCAGGCCGACTATGAGCTGGCCGGCGAGCTGCAGGCGTTTCAAAGCGAATACCTGCCCGGCGGCGCGGTGGATGTGGTGATTCGCTACGATGCCCGCCTGGTTCAGGGCCGTAGCCAGCGCATCCTCGCCAGCAAGCGTTTCGAAGTGCGCCAACCGCTGGCTGATACCCAGGTCTCAGCGGTGGTCGCGGGCTTCGGCTCGGCCAGCGATAAACTAGCCGAGCAAGTGGTGAACTGGACCGTTTCGCAAAGTCAGCTTCAGGCGAAGAACCAGTAG
- a CDS encoding MlaD family protein, translated as METRAHHVLIGLVTVLVVAGAMLFGLWLTKSSVDDAFKDYEVIFNEAVSGLSRGSPVQYNGIKVGDVTSLRLDPKDPRRVLARVRLSGDTPVKEDTQAKLTLAGVTGNSFIQLSGGTPQSPELKGKDGKLPVIVASPSPISRLLNDSSDLVTNINLLLHNANQMFSESNIERLSNTLANLEQTTGAFANQKGGIGAAIEQLAQVGKQANATLAETQTLMRNANGLLGTEGKQAIGSAEQAMQSLAESTATINSLLKDNRQSIDDGAQGLNQLTPAIRELRETLNALKGISRRLEADPSGYLLGRDNNKEFQP; from the coding sequence ATGGAAACCCGAGCTCATCACGTTCTGATAGGCCTGGTCACTGTCCTGGTGGTCGCCGGTGCCATGCTGTTTGGCCTGTGGCTGACCAAGTCCAGTGTCGATGATGCATTCAAAGACTATGAAGTGATTTTCAACGAAGCCGTCTCTGGCCTGTCCCGCGGCAGCCCGGTGCAATACAACGGCATCAAGGTGGGCGATGTGACCAGCCTGCGCCTGGACCCGAAAGACCCTCGCCGCGTACTGGCCCGGGTCCGCCTGAGTGGCGATACCCCGGTCAAGGAGGACACCCAGGCCAAGCTGACGTTGGCTGGCGTCACCGGCAACTCGTTCATCCAGCTCAGCGGCGGCACGCCGCAAAGTCCGGAGCTCAAGGGTAAGGACGGCAAACTGCCAGTGATCGTCGCCTCACCGTCGCCGATATCACGCCTGCTCAACGACAGCAGCGATCTGGTAACCAATATCAACCTGCTGTTGCACAACGCCAACCAGATGTTCTCGGAGAGCAACATCGAGCGCCTGAGCAATACCTTGGCGAACCTTGAGCAAACCACCGGAGCTTTTGCCAACCAAAAAGGCGGAATCGGCGCAGCCATCGAACAGCTGGCTCAAGTCGGCAAGCAGGCAAATGCCACCCTGGCCGAGACCCAAACGCTCATGCGTAATGCCAACGGCCTGCTGGGCACCGAAGGCAAACAAGCCATTGGCAGCGCCGAGCAAGCCATGCAATCGCTGGCCGAGAGCACCGCGACCATCAACAGCCTGCTCAAGGACAACCGCCAGTCCATCGACGACGGCGCGCAAGGCCTGAACCAGCTGACCCCGGCAATACGCGAACTGCGCGAAACCCTGAATGCACTCAAGGGCATTTCCCGGCGCCTGGAGGCTGACCCCAGCGGGTATCTGCTGGGGCGTGACAACAACAAGGAGTTCCAGCCATGA